In Blastopirellula sediminis, the following proteins share a genomic window:
- a CDS encoding ComF family protein, with protein MKDALRCRRCGNRLPPAGLATDAGCDFCRDMRPKWDGVITLGDHSGLLQQAIITAKQASGAPVAAAIANLLASKVAETDWLGTIDLVVPTPIYWLRRIRRGINPAERLAAAIARRLNVKFCPHALKISRMMRKQSELRLAARRANVRDGFRVKTPHLLSGASVLLVDDVMTSGATAAEITGKMRKCGAARVIVAVAARAPRGETGN; from the coding sequence GTGAAAGACGCGCTGCGTTGTCGCCGTTGCGGCAATCGCTTGCCTCCCGCGGGTTTGGCGACCGACGCCGGATGTGACTTCTGTCGCGATATGCGACCGAAGTGGGATGGGGTGATCACCCTAGGGGATCACTCAGGCCTGCTGCAACAAGCGATTATCACGGCGAAACAAGCGAGTGGAGCTCCCGTTGCAGCGGCGATCGCCAATTTATTAGCGAGCAAAGTTGCCGAGACCGATTGGCTGGGAACAATTGATCTGGTCGTACCGACGCCGATTTATTGGCTGCGGCGGATTCGCCGCGGAATTAATCCGGCCGAACGGCTCGCCGCCGCGATCGCCAGGCGGCTAAATGTAAAGTTTTGTCCCCATGCGTTAAAAATCTCGCGAATGATGCGTAAGCAGTCGGAACTACGACTTGCCGCACGTCGGGCGAACGTCCGCGACGGATTTCGCGTGAAAACTCCCCATTTGTTGAGCGGCGCAAGCGTTTTGCTGGTCGACGACGTGATGACAAGCGGCGCGACGGCGGCGGAGATAACCGGTAAAATGCGAAAATGCGGCGCCGCTCGCGTAATCGTGGCGGTCGCCGCACGTGCGCCACGCGGCGAAACAGGAAACTAA
- a CDS encoding DUF502 domain-containing protein, whose protein sequence is MNSEEQPKKPSGIQSFRRALLRGLGLVAPPLLTVLILIWVLSSVQNYVLTPVESTARYFVAMAIRDVQRTMPDAQPGDQTAMLNNEVYHKTPNGDWIPESVYNLVNENLHDQPLPYSGAAFYQEYVQLRFLRRQITIPALLCIFVLLLYFTGKFVAIGVGRMLWTTSEKQILHRLPIVRNVYTSVKQVTDFLLNERELEFTRIVAVEYPRKGIWSLGFVTSESLLDIRSVANEPVMTVLIPTSPMPATGFTVNVKKSETVDLNITLDQALQFIVSCGVVVPEHQMTRETANRIATQIAEAKQHEETENNDDVPPNGVHQPVVESPPFAQK, encoded by the coding sequence ATGAATTCCGAAGAGCAACCCAAAAAACCAAGCGGCATCCAGTCCTTCCGCCGCGCGCTGTTGCGCGGTCTTGGTCTGGTAGCGCCGCCGTTGTTGACGGTGTTGATCCTGATTTGGGTACTCAGCTCGGTCCAGAACTACGTGCTGACCCCGGTCGAGTCGACCGCGCGCTATTTCGTGGCGATGGCGATCCGCGACGTTCAGCGGACGATGCCCGACGCGCAGCCGGGTGACCAGACCGCGATGCTGAACAACGAGGTCTACCACAAGACCCCTAATGGCGACTGGATTCCGGAGTCGGTCTACAACCTGGTCAACGAAAACCTCCACGATCAGCCGCTCCCGTACTCCGGCGCGGCGTTTTATCAGGAATACGTCCAGCTCCGCTTTCTGCGGCGGCAAATCACCATTCCGGCCCTCCTCTGCATCTTCGTGCTGCTTCTCTACTTCACGGGGAAGTTCGTCGCGATTGGGGTCGGCCGGATGCTTTGGACCACGTCTGAGAAGCAGATCCTGCATCGGCTGCCGATCGTGCGCAACGTCTACACGTCGGTAAAGCAGGTAACCGACTTCCTGCTGAACGAACGGGAACTGGAATTCACGCGGATTGTCGCCGTCGAATATCCGCGCAAGGGGATTTGGTCGCTCGGCTTCGTCACCAGCGAGAGTCTGCTCGACATTCGCAGCGTCGCCAACGAACCGGTAATGACCGTTCTGATTCCGACTTCGCCGATGCCGGCGACCGGATTCACCGTAAACGTCAAGAAAAGCGAAACGGTCGATTTGAATATTACCCTCGACCAGGCGCTGCAATTTATCGTCAGCTGCGGCGTCGTGGTGCCGGAACATCAAATGACCCGCGAAACGGCCAATCGGATCGCTACGCAAATCGCCGAGGCCAAGCAGCACGAAGAGACCGAGAATAACGACGACGTTCCTCCGAACGGCGTCCACCAGCCAGTTGTTGAATCGCCCCCCTTCGCGCAAAAATAG
- the hemC gene encoding hydroxymethylbilane synthase, whose amino-acid sequence MPAIRIGTRGSQLAQWQANWVADQLRTAGAVVEIIHIATQGDVTQGPLDSIGGRGVFTTEIQAALLDNRIDVAVHSLKDLPTEHVAGLRLAAVPHREADGDVLISPKATDVLSLPHEAIVGTGSMRRKAQLLHLRRDLQIRDIRGNLDTRLRKLDDGHYDAIVLAEAGLRRLELYERIRHVIPKTQMLPAVGQGALGLEIRENDAVAANVLAALNHESSYFSVLAERSMLRNLRGGCLAPVGAWGRIDGEKQLLQLDGVVVSGDGHHKISASACGPPNRAEDIGRQVADQLAIQGAERLIAFARATGS is encoded by the coding sequence ATGCCAGCAATTCGGATTGGAACGCGGGGCAGCCAGCTAGCACAGTGGCAAGCCAATTGGGTCGCCGATCAGCTCCGCACTGCCGGGGCCGTCGTCGAAATCATCCATATCGCAACGCAGGGGGACGTAACGCAAGGTCCTCTCGACTCGATCGGCGGACGTGGAGTCTTCACGACCGAGATCCAAGCGGCTCTCCTCGACAATCGCATCGACGTTGCGGTTCATAGTCTGAAGGATCTGCCGACGGAACATGTCGCTGGTTTGCGACTCGCAGCGGTTCCTCATCGCGAAGCGGACGGCGACGTCCTGATCTCGCCGAAGGCGACTGACGTTCTGAGCCTTCCCCACGAAGCGATCGTCGGCACCGGCAGCATGCGTCGTAAGGCGCAACTGCTCCACCTCCGCCGCGATCTCCAGATTCGCGACATCCGGGGAAATCTCGACACGCGATTGCGCAAGCTGGATGATGGCCACTACGACGCGATCGTCCTGGCCGAAGCCGGTTTGCGCCGGCTCGAGTTGTACGAGCGTATCCGCCACGTCATTCCCAAGACGCAGATGCTGCCGGCCGTCGGGCAAGGCGCCCTTGGTCTTGAGATTCGTGAGAACGACGCCGTCGCCGCCAACGTGCTAGCTGCGCTCAATCACGAGTCGTCCTACTTCTCCGTCCTCGCGGAACGCTCGATGCTTCGCAATCTACGGGGCGGATGTCTCGCGCCGGTTGGAGCATGGGGGCGAATTGACGGAGAGAAGCAATTGCTCCAACTCGACGGCGTCGTCGTCAGCGGCGACGGGCATCATAAGATCTCCGCTTCCGCGTGCGGACCGCCCAATCGCGCTGAAGATATCGGTCGCCAGGTCGCCGATCAATTGGCGATTCAAGGCGCCGAACGCCTGATCGCGTTCGCTCGCGCGACCGGCAGCTAG
- a CDS encoding flagellar hook-basal body protein — MPYGLYIAAEGAQAQAQRVEVLANNIANVDTAGFKRDLAVLQARYAQAIEDGKAYPNTGSINDVGGGVYVSEKVTDYARGVLKGTNVPTDLAIEGEGFFQIDIDGQTYLTRAGNFTFTAEGNLVTASGNPVLDAEGEPVQVDPEALANHIGNYFDTNGFVTVGGDVIPLAMVKPASLSDLAKYGDTAFYPLAAVEPLELEERQTRPGFLEGSGVNSITEMMTMIEAQRSYEANVNLIKNHDEMLGNLVNRVLRQA; from the coding sequence ATGCCATACGGCCTATACATCGCCGCAGAAGGCGCCCAAGCCCAAGCCCAACGGGTCGAAGTGCTCGCGAACAATATCGCGAACGTCGATACCGCCGGCTTTAAGCGCGATCTGGCTGTTCTCCAAGCTCGTTACGCCCAGGCGATTGAAGACGGCAAAGCCTATCCGAACACCGGCTCGATCAACGATGTCGGCGGCGGCGTCTACGTCAGCGAAAAAGTTACCGACTACGCCCGCGGCGTTCTGAAGGGAACCAACGTTCCGACTGACCTCGCGATCGAAGGGGAAGGCTTTTTCCAAATCGACATCGACGGCCAGACCTATCTGACCCGCGCCGGCAACTTCACTTTCACCGCCGAAGGAAACCTGGTTACCGCCTCGGGCAACCCGGTTCTCGATGCGGAAGGGGAACCGGTTCAAGTCGATCCAGAGGCGTTGGCCAACCACATCGGCAACTACTTCGACACCAACGGCTTCGTCACCGTCGGCGGCGACGTCATTCCGCTGGCGATGGTGAAGCCCGCTTCGCTGAGCGACCTGGCCAAGTACGGCGACACCGCGTTCTATCCGCTCGCGGCGGTCGAGCCGCTGGAGTTGGAAGAACGTCAAACGCGTCCCGGCTTCCTGGAAGGCTCCGGAGTCAACTCGATCACCGAAATGATGACGATGATCGAAGCCCAACGCTCCTACGAAGCGAACGTCAACCTGATCAAGAATCATGATGAGATGCTCGGAAACCTGGTAAACCGCGTTCTCCGCCAAGCCTAA
- the flgG gene encoding flagellar basal-body rod protein FlgG, which translates to MSVQTLYTAATGMQSLQTKLDVISNNLANVNTTAFKKDRANFEDLFYDNQVLPGQLDGASNPTPTGTAIGLGVRVSSTQTDFQQGAFRETDRSLDWTIRGKGFFQVLDPTGQTYYTRAGNFSINANGEIVTGSAGIGRPLEPSIVIPQDTTAIEVSSDGIVSVQRPGLQTLEEVGQIQLATFINPEGLLKLGDNLYAETNASSAAIQGNPNIDGFGSIEKGFLEASNVEPVQELIDLITTQRSFELNSQTVQAGDQILQLISNLRR; encoded by the coding sequence ATGAGCGTTCAAACCCTTTACACCGCCGCCACTGGGATGCAGTCTCTGCAGACCAAGCTCGACGTGATCTCCAATAACCTGGCGAACGTGAACACGACCGCCTTCAAGAAGGATCGCGCCAACTTCGAGGACCTGTTCTACGACAACCAGGTCTTGCCGGGGCAGCTGGACGGCGCGTCGAACCCGACCCCGACCGGCACCGCGATCGGCTTGGGCGTTCGCGTCTCGAGCACGCAGACCGACTTCCAACAAGGCGCCTTCCGCGAAACCGATCGTTCGCTCGACTGGACGATCCGCGGCAAAGGCTTCTTTCAGGTTCTCGACCCGACGGGCCAAACCTACTACACCCGCGCCGGCAACTTCTCGATCAACGCCAACGGCGAAATCGTGACCGGCTCGGCCGGCATCGGTCGACCGCTCGAACCGTCGATCGTTATTCCGCAAGACACCACCGCCATCGAAGTTTCGTCCGACGGCATCGTTTCGGTGCAGCGTCCCGGTCTCCAGACGCTGGAAGAAGTGGGCCAAATTCAGCTGGCCACCTTCATCAACCCGGAAGGCTTGCTGAAGCTCGGCGACAACCTCTACGCCGAAACGAACGCTTCGAGCGCCGCGATTCAAGGCAACCCGAACATCGACGGCTTCGGCAGCATCGAAAAGGGCTTCCTGGAAGCGTCGAACGTCGAACCGGTCCAGGAACTGATCGATCTGATCACCACGCAACGCTCGTTTGAACTCAACTCGCAAACCGTGCAGGCCGGCGATCAGATCTTGCAGTTGATCTCGAACCTGCGTCGTTAA
- the flgA gene encoding flagellar basal body P-ring formation chaperone FlgA encodes MLRHFATFALLLTGLTGAASGYDVVLRREAVVVESIVRLGDLAEIAGPSQRFVQELEQLELFPAPSCDRSRFVTINDIRAQLSARGFHDADLYFTGASRTRIVRTSGTAPISEAVRSTGSGVQRTSWDGGPLAEGETLVVHTVRPIRRGEVIQAKDLTVQPLNIIRTEGDFETRIEALVGKEAIRSLPAQRPIESGSVQEPIVIHQNDVVTVIAKIGGLAIRRDAIAVSDAAVGQLLTVQAISPDSRRGQERGEVFQVRAIGHGQAMTLNSDERPQTTVTAYQGAR; translated from the coding sequence ATGCTTCGTCACTTCGCCACCTTCGCTCTGCTGCTGACCGGTTTGACCGGCGCCGCTAGCGGCTACGACGTCGTCCTCCGCCGCGAAGCGGTGGTCGTCGAGTCGATCGTCCGCCTGGGCGACCTGGCCGAAATCGCCGGACCATCGCAGCGTTTTGTGCAAGAGCTGGAGCAGCTGGAACTGTTTCCCGCCCCCAGCTGCGATCGTTCGCGTTTCGTCACGATCAACGACATCCGCGCCCAACTGAGCGCCCGCGGCTTTCATGACGCCGACCTCTACTTCACCGGCGCCAGCCGAACTCGCATCGTGCGGACCAGCGGTACGGCCCCGATCAGCGAAGCGGTTCGCTCAACCGGTTCCGGCGTTCAGCGAACCAGCTGGGACGGCGGCCCGCTCGCCGAAGGGGAAACCTTGGTCGTCCACACCGTTCGCCCGATTCGTCGCGGCGAAGTGATTCAAGCCAAAGACCTGACGGTGCAGCCCCTCAACATCATTCGGACCGAAGGGGACTTTGAAACGCGGATCGAAGCCCTGGTCGGTAAAGAAGCGATTCGCTCGCTGCCGGCCCAACGCCCAATCGAGTCTGGCTCGGTTCAAGAACCGATCGTCATCCATCAGAACGACGTCGTCACCGTGATTGCCAAGATCGGCGGTCTGGCGATTCGCCGCGATGCGATCGCCGTCAGCGACGCCGCCGTCGGTCAACTGCTGACGGTGCAAGCGATCTCGCCCGATTCGCGCCGAGGTCAGGAACGAGGCGAAGTGTTCCAGGTTCGCGCCATCGGCCACGGCCAGGCGATGACCCTCAACAGCGACGAACGTCCGCAGACGACCGTCACCGCTTACCAGGGAGCCCGTTAA
- a CDS encoding flagellar basal body L-ring protein FlgH, whose amino-acid sequence MNRTAILFSLLLTAACSLAAAQGPTSSLAQRSLPGDPSVPGEQVQGAIRDLSWYYRELPPPRKIQAQDIVHIRVDEAAEMESEGDLNRRKQANFNAILANWVHLENLKAIVPDEQNDGSPQITGQLTSRYRTQGTLETLEEVRFRVAATVLEILPNGTLKLEAQKEIQINNETWTYYLRGICRVEDIDPNNVVMSERLANLSITKRETGHIRDSYKRGWVLKIWDEWKWF is encoded by the coding sequence ATGAACCGCACCGCGATCCTATTCTCGTTGCTCCTGACCGCCGCCTGTTCGCTGGCCGCGGCCCAAGGCCCGACTTCGAGCCTGGCCCAGCGTAGCTTGCCGGGCGACCCGTCGGTTCCCGGCGAACAAGTGCAAGGCGCCATCCGCGACCTCAGCTGGTATTACCGCGAACTGCCGCCGCCGCGCAAGATCCAAGCCCAAGACATCGTCCACATTCGCGTCGACGAAGCGGCCGAAATGGAATCGGAAGGGGATCTGAATCGCCGCAAGCAAGCGAACTTCAACGCGATTCTGGCCAACTGGGTTCACCTGGAAAACCTGAAGGCGATCGTACCCGATGAGCAGAACGACGGCTCGCCGCAAATCACCGGTCAATTGACCAGCCGCTATCGCACACAGGGAACTTTGGAAACGTTGGAAGAGGTTCGCTTTCGCGTCGCCGCGACCGTGTTGGAGATCTTGCCGAACGGCACGCTGAAGCTGGAAGCCCAAAAAGAGATCCAGATCAACAACGAAACCTGGACCTACTACCTGCGCGGGATTTGTCGCGTCGAAGACATCGATCCCAACAACGTCGTCATGAGCGAACGCCTGGCGAACCTCAGCATCACCAAACGCGAGACCGGTCACATCCGGGACTCGTACAAACGAGGCTGGGTGCTGAAGATCTGGGACGAATGGAAGTGGTTCTAA
- a CDS encoding flagellar basal body P-ring protein FlgI, whose protein sequence is MIATAMKTAATLSFVLIAAASVAAQTQPQPQPLVAERFQITQPLSTFVRVKGQEENYLQGIGLVVGLKGTGDKQLTPTHKALSLVLKHLGSNSGSGPDGEYLPEALKTVTNTALVIVRARVPAEGAEEGDLIDCEVSALGAKSLEGGSLAISTLQGPNPHDKTVWAMATGNLEIFSKSVPTNARIKSGCRIERSIRNSFVSPENKVYLVLNDGYKDWQMAQEIVFSVGNLLQVGQGSSSSNQIAKALDQKTIEVQIPPQYQSDPVFFVSILMDTPIVDKQLNNKVVINKARGVIVVGSDVEIGPDVVTHNGIKIETIDPESNKFVPLNTQPAYATRLKDLVDALNTLKVPAEDVIDIIVAIHAQGKLYGELVFVN, encoded by the coding sequence ATGATCGCAACCGCCATGAAAACCGCCGCCACCCTGTCGTTCGTCTTGATCGCCGCCGCCTCGGTCGCCGCTCAAACGCAGCCGCAACCGCAACCGTTGGTCGCCGAGCGTTTCCAGATCACGCAACCGCTGTCGACGTTCGTCCGGGTCAAAGGCCAGGAAGAAAACTACCTGCAAGGGATCGGCCTGGTCGTCGGTTTGAAAGGAACCGGCGATAAGCAACTGACCCCGACCCACAAAGCGTTGTCGCTGGTCCTGAAGCACCTCGGCAGCAACTCCGGTTCGGGTCCTGATGGCGAATATCTGCCGGAGGCGCTGAAAACCGTCACGAACACCGCGTTGGTCATCGTCCGGGCTCGCGTGCCGGCCGAAGGCGCCGAAGAAGGGGATTTGATCGATTGCGAAGTGAGCGCGCTCGGCGCCAAAAGCCTTGAAGGGGGTTCGCTGGCGATCAGCACGCTGCAAGGTCCGAACCCGCACGACAAAACGGTCTGGGCGATGGCGACCGGCAACCTCGAAATCTTCAGCAAGTCGGTGCCGACCAACGCTCGCATCAAGTCGGGCTGCCGCATCGAACGTTCGATTCGCAACTCGTTCGTCTCGCCCGAGAACAAGGTCTACCTGGTTCTGAACGACGGTTACAAAGATTGGCAGATGGCCCAGGAAATCGTCTTCAGCGTCGGCAACTTGCTGCAAGTCGGCCAGGGCTCGTCTTCCAGCAACCAAATCGCCAAGGCGCTCGATCAGAAGACGATCGAAGTGCAGATCCCGCCGCAATACCAGTCCGATCCGGTCTTCTTCGTCTCGATCCTGATGGATACGCCGATCGTCGACAAACAGCTGAACAACAAGGTCGTCATCAACAAGGCCCGCGGCGTGATCGTCGTCGGCTCGGATGTCGAAATCGGTCCCGACGTCGTCACCCACAACGGCATCAAGATCGAAACGATCGATCCCGAATCGAACAAGTTCGTGCCGCTCAATACGCAGCCGGCCTATGCGACTCGCCTGAAGGACCTGGTCGACGCGCTCAATACGCTCAAAGTTCCGGCCGAGGACGTGATCGACATCATCGTCGCGATCCACGCCCAGGGCAAACTGTACGGCGAACTGGTTTTTGTGAACTAA
- a CDS encoding rod-binding protein: MVSNVNANLNVAAPTAEQLEVREKFDQFVGESLFGQMLKTMRKSVGKSAYFNGGRGEEVFQSQLDQLLVEKLSQASAQELSGPMFEQFMSQQNLSGESNSSSNSNESSQRPPHWKQVSLLQAVQTLNDQPSAPLLDALA, translated from the coding sequence ATGGTCAGCAACGTCAACGCCAATCTGAACGTCGCCGCTCCGACTGCCGAGCAGTTGGAAGTGCGGGAAAAGTTCGACCAATTCGTCGGCGAGTCGTTGTTCGGCCAGATGCTGAAGACGATGCGGAAGTCGGTCGGCAAGTCCGCTTATTTCAACGGCGGCCGCGGCGAAGAAGTCTTCCAATCGCAACTCGATCAACTGCTTGTCGAAAAACTGTCCCAGGCCAGCGCTCAGGAGCTGTCAGGTCCCATGTTTGAGCAATTTATGTCGCAGCAGAATCTCAGCGGCGAATCGAACTCGAGCTCCAACTCGAACGAATCGTCGCAACGCCCCCCTCACTGGAAACAGGTCAGCTTGTTGCAGGCCGTCCAGACGTTGAACGATCAACCGAGCGCTCCGCTGTTGGACGCCTTGGCGTAA
- the flgN gene encoding flagellar export chaperone FlgN has protein sequence MPFTPIDDASQTSAVDWESSTAEVLQELTSVQDELIEVLGTKRSQMVARDIPGMEATQQRELELIKRLEQLRDARHSLLTSAQQHGLPSDSIQSLAEMADGAEGERLREIASSAKLRMRTIQNETLVNFVLAQRSVLHLSQILQIIATGGKLQPTYEQENSAQQYNAQQGGSLVDLES, from the coding sequence ATGCCTTTTACGCCCATAGACGACGCGTCGCAAACCTCGGCCGTCGACTGGGAATCGTCCACCGCGGAAGTTCTTCAGGAACTGACCAGCGTCCAGGACGAACTGATCGAAGTGCTCGGCACGAAACGGAGCCAGATGGTCGCTCGGGACATTCCCGGCATGGAAGCGACGCAACAGCGCGAGCTGGAGTTGATCAAGCGGCTCGAGCAACTTCGGGACGCGCGACATTCGCTCCTCACTTCCGCCCAACAGCACGGCTTGCCGAGCGATAGCATCCAATCGCTAGCCGAGATGGCTGATGGCGCCGAAGGAGAGAGACTGCGTGAGATAGCCAGTTCGGCGAAACTCCGGATGCGCACCATCCAGAACGAAACGCTGGTCAACTTCGTGCTAGCCCAACGCTCAGTACTACATTTGTCGCAGATTTTGCAGATCATCGCGACCGGCGGCAAACTTCAGCCGACTTATGAACAGGAGAACTCCGCGCAGCAATACAACGCTCAACAGGGAGGTTCTCTTGTGGACCTGGAATCCTAA
- the flgK gene encoding flagellar hook-associated protein FlgK yields the protein MTLYTSLQQTKNALLAAQIGIQVTGNNIANVNTPDYLRERVIYTPAPTQKYGGLLLGMGVQVEGVVQQVDHFLEERLRNSTSDLANGETQENVYLQLEALIGELSDTDISSSLNDFLGSINDILNQPEDVGVRNLSVLRGQTLAGDISRLYSRAKEIHTDLNKQIKQSASDINSLLNDIADLNVKITTLEAGPVTKSDAIGLRDQRQRKLTELAKIIDIKGVEQENGSVSVFLGGEYLVIDGIARQVETKTVAENGLNNVKLTLAGTDSPIQVNSGKLKGLITSRDDIVGDFLGNLDDFARSLIFEFNRVFSSGQGETGYQSMTSEFFVDESAINEPLDQAGLTYTPVNGSFKVYTLNTETGLTKTVNIPVKLNGLSDDTSLQDIADAINNIDGLSASISLDGHLQIASDSENVEFAFGDDTSGALAALGLGTFFTGTSASTIGIHDAIKTDPSKFAASKNGIGVDTDNAVDLAGFLDRPLDSRNGQTIDNIYSQLVGDVTQSASVAKSVAEGYRVFKETLDGQKQGLSGVSLDEEAVNLITFQRQFQAASRLISVIDELLEVLVNL from the coding sequence ATGACTCTTTACACATCGCTTCAACAAACGAAGAACGCGCTGCTTGCCGCGCAAATCGGGATCCAGGTGACGGGCAATAACATTGCCAACGTCAATACGCCCGATTATCTGCGCGAACGAGTCATCTATACCCCTGCGCCGACGCAAAAATATGGCGGCTTGCTCCTTGGCATGGGGGTGCAGGTCGAAGGGGTCGTTCAACAGGTCGACCATTTTCTCGAAGAACGCCTCCGCAACTCGACCAGCGATCTCGCCAACGGCGAAACTCAGGAAAACGTCTATTTACAGCTTGAGGCGCTGATCGGCGAACTAAGCGATACTGACATCAGCTCGTCGCTCAATGATTTCCTGGGAAGCATCAACGACATCCTGAACCAGCCGGAAGACGTCGGCGTTCGCAACTTGTCGGTCCTCCGCGGTCAGACGCTAGCAGGCGACATCAGCCGCTTATACAGCCGCGCCAAAGAGATTCACACCGATCTCAATAAGCAAATCAAACAATCGGCCAGCGACATCAATTCGCTGCTCAACGATATCGCCGATTTGAACGTCAAAATTACGACGCTGGAAGCGGGGCCGGTCACCAAGAGCGACGCGATCGGTCTCCGCGATCAACGGCAACGCAAATTGACCGAACTGGCCAAGATTATCGACATCAAAGGGGTCGAGCAGGAGAACGGCTCCGTTTCGGTCTTTCTCGGCGGCGAATACCTGGTTATCGATGGCATTGCACGGCAGGTCGAAACGAAAACGGTCGCCGAAAACGGCCTGAACAACGTCAAGCTGACGCTCGCCGGAACCGACTCCCCGATTCAGGTCAACTCCGGCAAATTGAAGGGGTTGATCACCTCTCGCGACGATATTGTCGGCGACTTCCTGGGCAACCTGGACGATTTCGCTCGATCGTTGATCTTCGAGTTCAACCGCGTCTTCTCCAGCGGTCAAGGGGAAACCGGTTATCAGTCGATGACCAGCGAATTCTTCGTCGACGAGTCGGCGATCAACGAGCCGCTCGATCAGGCCGGACTCACCTATACGCCGGTCAACGGTTCGTTCAAGGTCTACACCCTGAACACGGAAACCGGCCTGACCAAGACGGTCAACATCCCGGTCAAATTAAACGGGTTGTCGGACGACACGTCGCTGCAAGATATCGCCGATGCGATCAACAACATTGATGGCCTGTCGGCGTCGATCTCGCTGGACGGACACCTGCAAATCGCCAGCGATTCGGAGAACGTCGAGTTCGCCTTTGGGGACGATACCAGCGGCGCGTTGGCGGCGCTCGGGCTGGGAACGTTCTTTACCGGCACATCGGCCAGCACGATCGGCATCCACGACGCGATCAAAACCGATCCGTCCAAGTTCGCCGCTAGCAAAAACGGCATCGGCGTCGACACCGACAATGCGGTCGATCTGGCCGGATTTTTGGATCGCCCGCTCGATAGCCGCAACGGACAAACGATCGACAACATTTACTCGCAATTGGTCGGCGACGTGACGCAGTCGGCTTCGGTCGCCAAGTCGGTGGCCGAAGGATACCGCGTTTTCAAGGAAACGCTGGATGGGCAAAAGCAAGGGCTCAGCGGCGTCAGCCTCGACGAAGAAGCGGTCAACCTGATTACTTTCCAGCGTCAATTCCAAGCGGCGTCCCGATTGATTTCGGTTATCGACGAACTGTTGGAAGTGCTGGTGAACCTATAA